One window from the genome of Elaeis guineensis isolate ETL-2024a chromosome 5, EG11, whole genome shotgun sequence encodes:
- the LOC105045957 gene encoding U-box domain-containing protein 16, whose product MAISSFNLPRPPLLPTPPDPDVVRSLLRLSREISLCEPPMSLQNRNFSSIARKSKLLAAFFEELLRDPAPALPRSTSLCLKEILLVFQRFKALLADCSTRSRMRLLLQSESVANEFHELTLDLSTLLDILPLAEIDVGEDVRDLVDLVRRQCRRSVASVDPAEAALRGEILDIIREIEREIVPDRSKLEAVFERLGLDDSRSCRTEIESLEREIGDRVAEKWTASMIALVGLVRYAKCVLYGASTPRSESAGKFSFSATDLAIPADFRCPISLELIRDPVVVATGQTYDRESISRWIASGHATCPKTGQALAHTNLIPNRGLKNLISQWCREQHVPFDGAEPGNGGEANAVSANKAALEAARMTASFLVQKLAASPSTEAANRVVHELRQLAKSGSDNRAFVADAGAIPLLLPLFRSEDQGLQVNAVTALLNLSILEANKKRIMHADGGVDGIIDVMASAATWRAKENAAATILSLSSIHAYRRRLGRNPRVIEQLVSLIKAGPTSTKKDALAAILSLAGDRENISRLVEGGVVEAALETVGAVEVAAEAVAVLAAVAKRGGAEAVGQADGSVSKLVRVLRRGTDWARESAAAALVQVCRRAGGSAVAELAATPGIEWVIWELMGSGTERARRKAATLGRICRRWAAALEADRTARFSALTITAATTTTVAQS is encoded by the coding sequence ATGGCAATCTCTTCCTTCAATCTCCCTCGTCCCCCTCTTCTTCCCACTCCCCCCGATCCCGATGTCGTCCGATCTCTACTTCGGCTCTCGCGAGAGATCTCTCTCTGCGAGCCCCCCATGTCACTCCAAAATCGAAACTTTTCATCAATTGCTCGCAAGTCGAAGCTTTTGGCTGCGTTCTTCGAGGAGCTCCTCCGAGATCCTGCCCCCGCTCTTCCCCGATCCACCTCCCTTTGTCTCAAAGAGATTCTTCTCGTTTTTCAGCGGTTCAAGGCCTTGCTAGCCGATTGCTCCACCCGGAGCCGGATGCGGCTTCTCCTCCAGTCCGAGAGCGTCGCCAACGAGTTCCATGAGCTCACCCTCGACCTGTCTACTCTGCTGGATATTCTTCCCCTGGCTGAGATTGATGTGGGTGAGGATGTGAGGGATCTGGTGGATCTGGTCCGCCGCCAGTGCCGCCGGTCGGTGGCTTCCGTGGATCCAGCGGAGGCGGCGCTCCGTGGCGAGATTCTTGACATCATCCGCGAGATCGAGCGGGAAATCGTCCCCGACCGGTCCAAGCTGGAGGCGGTGTTCGAAAGATTGGGGCTGGACGATTCCCGGAGCTGCCGCACCGAGATCGAGTCGCTGGAGCGCGAGATTGGCGACCGCGTCGCCGAGAAATGGACGGCGTCTATGATCGCCCTCGTCGGCCTCGTCCGCTACGCCAAGTGCGTCCTCTACGGCGCCTCCACCCCGAGATCGGAGTCCGCCGGAAAATTTAGCTTCTCGGCGACGGACCTCGCCATCCCCGCCGACTTCCGGTGCCCGATCTCGCTCGAGCTGATACGGGATCCCGTCGTGGTGGCGACCGGGCAGACGTACGATCGGGAGTCCATCAGCCGGTGGATCGCCTCCGGTCACGCCACGTGTCCCAAGACCGGCCAGGCCCTCGCCCACACCAACTTGATCCCCAACAGGGGCCTCAAGAACTTGATCTCCCAGTGGTGCCGCGAGCAGCACGTGCCGTTCGACGGCGCCGAGCCCGGGAACGGCGGCGAGGCCAACGCCGTGAGCGCCAACAAGGCCGCCCTCGAGGCGGCGAGGATGACGGCATCTTTCCTCGTCCAGAAACTCGCCGCCTCGCCGTCCACGGAGGCGGCGAACCGCGTCGTCCACGAGCTCCGCCAGCTGGCCAAATCCGGATCCGACAACCGCGCCTTCGTCGCGGATGCCGGCGCCATTCCGTTACTGCTCCCACTGTTCCGTTCGGAAGACCAAGGCCTCCAAGTTAACGCCGTTACCGCTTTGCTTAACCTCTCAATCCTGGAAGCTAACAAGAAGCGAATAATGCACGCGGACGGCGGCGTTGACGGCATCATCGACGTGATGGCGAGCGCTGCCACGTGGCGGGCGAAGGAGAACGCGGCCGCCACCATCCTGAGCTTGTCCTCCATCCACGCCTACCGCAGGCGATTGGGCCGCAATCCACGTGTCATCGAGCAACTGGTCAGTCTCATCAAAGCGGGGCCCACCAGCACGAAAAAGGACGCGCTGGCGGCGATTTTGAGCTTGGCCGGAGACCGGGAGAATATTTCTCGGTTGGTCGAGGGCGGCGTGGTGGAAGCGGCGCTGGAGACGGTCGGGGCGGTGGAGGTGGCGGCGGAGGCGGTGGCGGTTCTCGCAGCTGTGGCGAAGAGAGGCGGCGCCGAGGCGGTGGGTCAGGCAGACGGATCCGTCTCCAAGTTGGTACGGGTTTTGAGGCGCGGGACCGACTGGGCAAGAGAGAGCGCGGCCGCGGCGCTGGTTCAGGTCTGCCGGCGAGCTGGTGGCTCCGCGGTGGCGGAGCTAGCTGCGACGCCGGGGATCGAGTGGGTCATATGGGAGCTGATGGGGTCGGGGACCGAGAGGGCGAGGCGGAAGGCGGCCACCCTCGGCCGGATCTGCCGGAGGTGGGCCGCGGCGCTGGAGGCCGACCGGACGGCCAGATTTTCCGCGCTGACCATCACCGCGGCCACCACGACGACGGTGGCGCAATCTTGA